A genomic stretch from Amia ocellicauda isolate fAmiCal2 chromosome 23, fAmiCal2.hap1, whole genome shotgun sequence includes:
- the oprm1 gene encoding mu-type opioid receptor yields MELLSNTSTVASPPAPVVMHNLSVFCRNLSNMSFLEGNLSNSKCERPEAVGNGSTPVVIAIIITALYSIVCVVGLVGNVLVMYVIIRYTKMKTATNIYIFNLALADALITSTLPFQSVNYLMGTWPFGDVLCKIVMSIDYYNMFTSIFTLTTMSIDRYIAVCHPVKALDFRTPRNAKIINVCNWILSSAIGLPVMIMATTTVEFSSPEVIDCTLKFPHPSWYWENLLKICVFIFAFIMPVLIITVCYGLMILRLKSVRMLSGSKEKDRNLRRITRMVLVVVAVFIVCWTPIHIYVIIKALITVPSSLVLSVTWHFCIALGYTNSCLNPVLYAFLDENFKRCFREFCIPTSSVLETQNSTHARNPHRERNSSAHTVERSNHQV; encoded by the exons ATGGAGCTCCTGAGCAACACATCCACGGTGGCGAGTCCGCCTGCCCCCGTGGTGATGCACAACCTCAGTGTTTTTTGCAGGAACTTGAGCAACATGTCCTTTTTGGAGGGGAACCTGTCCAACTCCAAGTGTGAGCGGCCAGAGGCTGTGGGCAATGGCTCGACCCCCGTGGTCATCGCCATCATCATCACGGCGCTGTACtccattgtgtgtgtggtgggacTGGTGGGTAACGTGCTGGTCATGTATGTCATCATCAG ATATACAAAGATGAAAACAGCAAccaacatttatattttcaacctcgccttggcagacgccctcatCACGAGTACTCTGCCATTCCAGAGTGTGAATTATCTTATGGGGACCTGGCCGTTCGGTGATGTGTTGTGCAAGATCGTGATGTCTATCGACTACTACAACATGTTCACCAGCATCTTCACCCTGACCACTATGAGCATTGACCGCTACATAGCCGTGTGTCACCCCGTCAAAGCTCTGGATTTCCGCACACCAAGGAATGCCAAAATCATTAACGTCTGCAACTGGATTTTATCGTCAGCCATTGGCCTCCCTGTCATGATCATGGCAACGACCACAGTGGAATTCAGCT CTCCAGAAGTCATAGACTGTACCCTGAAGTTCCCCCACCCTTCCTGGTACTGGGAGAACCTTCTGAAGATCTGCGTGTTCATCTTTGCCTTCATCATGCCAGTGCTCATCATCACAGTGTGCTATGGCCTGATGATCCTGAGATTGAAGAGCGTCCGTATGCTGTCCGGCTCCAAAGAGAAAGACCGCAACCTCCGGCGCATCACCCGAATGGTGCTGGTTGTGGTGGCCGTGTTCATTGTCTGTTGGACCCCCATCCACATCTATGTCATCATCAAAGCCCTGATCACCGTCCCCAGCTCACTGGTGCTGTCCGTCACCTGGCACTTCTGCATCGCCCTGGGCTATACCAACAGCTGCCTCAACCCGGTCCTCTACGCCTTCCTGGATGAGAACTTCAAGAGGTGTTTCCGAGAGTTCTGCATCCCCACCTCCTCCGTGCTGGAGACGCAGAACTCCACCCACGCCCGCAACCCCCACCGCGAGCGCAACTCCAGTGCTCACACCGTGGAGAGGTCGAACCACCAGGTATGA